A window of Lacibacter sediminis contains these coding sequences:
- a CDS encoding redox-active disulfide protein 2: MAQKQLSEMTEDELKKNVKLMTIAVTVIIVSIIIMLISTVYTYTKKGFTATAILPFAFLPIAIINFMNLKKIKAELDSRK, translated from the coding sequence ATGGCCCAAAAGCAACTCTCAGAAATGACCGAAGATGAATTAAAGAAAAATGTAAAGCTGATGACAATTGCAGTAACGGTTATTATTGTTTCCATTATTATCATGTTGATCTCTACAGTATACACTTATACAAAAAAAGGGTTCACAGCTACTGCTATTTTACCTTTTGCATTTCTGCCGATTGCAATCATCAACTTCATGAATCTGAAAAAAATAAAGGCGGAGTTGGATTCAAGAAAGTAA